A genome region from Verrucomicrobiota bacterium includes the following:
- a CDS encoding S8 family serine peptidase, translated as MAVSEDKAEALLTGLRNNPDIEFAERDFIAQAAYVPNDTYVVSGSEWHLAKIQAMQAWDVTMGRSNVIVAVLDSGVNRAHPDLLGRILPGYDFVSGDNDPADDFGHGTAVAGTIVAAGNNGVGVAGVVPGCTVLPVKILDASGFGTYSSIAEGVRYAVDQGASVINLSVAGNSPSSTLQDAISFAWSNNVVVVAAAGNNANSTPQYPAACAHVVAVSATEPNDTLASFSSYGSYVTLSAPGDNIWTTQRDTNNPYGAWRGTSFASPIVAGIAALVASENPSLSNDEIVSLLQQTADDAGLPGYDTSFGYGRVNAFNAIVAASALPGALPPQPPPPPTTPAPGDTNAPVVTITQAPANGARLSSPFISLAGTAEDDVGVQGVQVQINGSTELAEGTTNWSGQITLSPGVNTVLVHSVDLAGNVSSDSTITYTYVVNAPLTVQTNGAGSVTPNLNGKLLEIGRTYTARAVPAAGQLFAGWAGMNSDSPTLNFVMQPNLVLVANFVPSPFPAVKGSYAGLVANVNDITPDSAGYFTLTVTVSGAFTGKLLVGGSRCGFRGQFNLDGDAIVTVSRPQLNPLTLTLQVDLTNGTDQVTGSLTDGNWTSALAGDRNVFNSQLNPAAQAGAGSLILENTDASASVLAAGASKISSSGAIGVRGKLADGRPFGARSTLAKNGDSPFYLSLDHGNEVVIGWVNFSTGPSPIASGTVHWVKRGANALAATLRAASAP; from the coding sequence GTGGCGGTCTCCGAAGACAAGGCGGAAGCGCTTCTGACCGGGTTGCGGAATAATCCGGACATTGAGTTTGCAGAACGGGATTTTATCGCACAGGCCGCTTATGTGCCCAACGACACGTATGTCGTTTCCGGCAGCGAGTGGCATCTGGCAAAAATCCAGGCGATGCAGGCTTGGGATGTCACGATGGGGCGCAGCAATGTGATCGTGGCCGTCCTCGATTCGGGCGTCAACCGCGCGCATCCGGACCTCCTCGGACGCATTCTGCCGGGATACGATTTTGTTTCAGGGGACAACGATCCGGCAGATGATTTCGGGCACGGCACGGCCGTGGCGGGCACGATTGTCGCGGCTGGCAACAATGGTGTTGGCGTCGCGGGCGTGGTTCCCGGCTGCACGGTGTTGCCGGTCAAGATTCTGGATGCTTCCGGTTTCGGAACTTACTCGAGCATTGCGGAAGGAGTCCGCTACGCCGTGGACCAAGGCGCGAGCGTCATCAATCTGAGCGTCGCCGGCAATTCGCCTTCCAGCACGTTGCAAGACGCCATCAGTTTTGCCTGGAGCAACAACGTCGTTGTGGTGGCCGCCGCCGGGAACAATGCAAACTCCACCCCGCAATACCCCGCCGCTTGCGCGCATGTGGTCGCGGTCTCCGCCACCGAGCCAAATGATACGCTCGCCTCCTTTTCAAGTTACGGCAGCTACGTGACGTTGTCCGCGCCGGGCGACAACATCTGGACGACGCAGCGCGACACCAACAATCCCTACGGCGCGTGGCGCGGCACGTCCTTCGCCAGCCCCATCGTCGCGGGAATCGCCGCCTTGGTCGCGTCCGAGAACCCTTCGTTGTCGAATGATGAAATTGTTTCCCTCTTGCAGCAAACCGCGGACGACGCGGGTTTGCCCGGCTACGATACTTCATTCGGTTACGGTCGGGTGAATGCCTTCAATGCCATCGTCGCGGCGAGCGCGCTGCCCGGCGCTTTGCCGCCACAACCGCCCCCGCCGCCGACAACGCCCGCTCCGGGTGACACAAACGCGCCCGTCGTCACGATCACGCAAGCGCCGGCGAATGGAGCGCGACTCAGCTCGCCGTTCATTTCTCTGGCTGGAACTGCCGAAGATGATGTCGGCGTTCAGGGCGTTCAAGTGCAGATCAACGGATCAACCGAATTGGCGGAGGGAACCACCAATTGGAGCGGGCAAATCACCTTGTCTCCCGGCGTCAACACGGTGCTCGTTCACAGCGTGGACCTGGCGGGCAATGTTTCATCCGACTCCACGATCACATATACTTATGTGGTCAACGCGCCGTTGACCGTGCAAACAAATGGCGCCGGCAGCGTGACTCCAAACCTGAACGGCAAGCTGCTTGAAATCGGCAGGACTTACACCGCCAGAGCCGTGCCAGCGGCGGGCCAGTTGTTCGCCGGTTGGGCGGGAATGAATTCGGATTCGCCGACGCTGAATTTCGTTATGCAACCCAATCTCGTGCTCGTCGCGAATTTTGTCCCCTCCCCGTTTCCCGCGGTGAAAGGCAGCTACGCGGGATTGGTGGCGAATGTCAACGACATCACGCCGGACAGCGCGGGTTATTTCACATTGACGGTGACTGTTTCGGGCGCCTTCACCGGCAAACTGCTGGTCGGCGGAAGTCGCTGCGGATTTCGTGGTCAATTCAACCTGGACGGCGACGCGATCGTCACAGTGAGCCGCCCGCAATTGAACCCGCTCACCCTGACGCTGCAGGTTGATCTGACGAATGGCACCGACCAGGTGACCGGCTCGTTGACGGATGGGAATTGGACATCGGCGTTGGCCGGCGACCGGAACGTTTTCAACTCGCAACTCAACCCGGCGGCGCAGGCGGGCGCCGGTTCCTTGATCTTGGAGAACACCGATGCCAGCGCCAGTGTCCTCGCCGCCGGCGCGAGCAAGATCAGCTCCAGCGGCGCGATTGGTGTGCGGGGGAAATTGGCCGACGGACGCCCCTTCGGCGCACGCAGCACTTTGGCAAAGAACGGCGATTCACCGTTTTATCTTTCCCTCGATCATGGCAATGAAGTTGTGATTGGCTGGGTCAACTTTTCCACCGGACCCTCTCCCATTGCGAGTGGCACTGTGCATTGGGTGAAGCGCGGCGCGAATGCGTTGGCCGCCACCTTGCGCGCTGCGTCGGCGCCGTAA
- a CDS encoding ATP-binding protein, with product MPDRPRQRALLTWLVCASWVASLSAAEVESGARAEQPYRVKRWTTEDGLPQNRISCLKQTRDGYLWLGTWFGLARFDGVRFTVFDKFNTPELVNDAINAVAEDTDGTLWIATADGLVSYREHHFRRLTTAHGLPDRKVWRLTARHSGGVWLQAGDLVTRLEGGKFSQVWNMPLHQDTSIQALHEGADGWLHIVTGHTWLTLSPNADELRTNQVENSSGNAWLTGLSAKQPGSLWVGTQQGLQRWDQSVSKTIGTSQLGQRPVDFIYEDRSTNLWVDTKPGGLFREDHGRWTAVELGESAAPVSTTCMEEDREGNFWLGTDQGLVQLQRRRVRTYTTRDGLVDDHVWSVCEGTDGTIWVGADRGLSRIHDRRVLPLDAGDIYPDHPDRCVWPPSDGGVLIAKSRIGVLEFKERLIQRVAASALPSPNIFALYEDRSGLLWIGTGNGVAALKDGQVTASYTNWAGRSEYDVRCILQDRAGTFWFGTQGQGLTRLRNRKFDVFTERDGLSNNRVWAIHEDADGALWLGTENGLTRFLPPVGDDVRRLTSKSRKRKAESRHEQSLHTSAPSKERGGVGRFFTFRRSQGLLENAVNWILEDDFGYLWLSGLRGIYRVKLEQLNAVAEGRVQSVQVAAFGTADGMESSETNGEGQPAGWKARDGRLWFPTTRGVVVIDPKTVEVNEVPPPVVIEQVKADDEIIFGDGVAAGVRRRTMGQNGNIRLLTSAVTKLAPGRAQVVEISYTANTFVDPKRARFRYRMIGRDSGWRDVTVDRVAHYTNLRPGNYCFEVVAANHHGVWSPTPASFPFALAPHFYETWPFYLLCAAAVIGLALGVQAYRLRWQRRLLKLEEQRALANERTRIARDLHDDLGTALTGLALELDVIGREAREVTPVAEHLGETAQRTRDLAERMREVVWTVNPQCDTLSSLASFLEQQISQFLGATSVRVRLDFPEDIPAMPLAADARHQLALSVREALTNVVRHAHASEVVVSLAIVNGSLIVQVKDNGRGFQPGGQVGNGLANLRARLEQIGGSFECVSTPGAGTTVTFRLPLRHAAAENGGIG from the coding sequence ATGCCCGACCGCCCTCGCCAACGCGCGCTCCTCACCTGGCTGGTTTGCGCCAGTTGGGTGGCGTCATTGTCCGCGGCGGAGGTCGAGTCCGGCGCGCGCGCGGAGCAACCGTATCGCGTGAAACGCTGGACAACTGAGGATGGGCTGCCGCAGAACCGCATCTCCTGCCTCAAGCAAACTCGCGACGGTTATCTGTGGCTCGGCACCTGGTTCGGGCTGGCCCGGTTTGATGGCGTGCGCTTTACCGTGTTCGACAAATTCAACACTCCGGAACTGGTGAACGACGCTATTAACGCCGTGGCGGAAGACACCGACGGCACGCTCTGGATTGCCACGGCCGACGGCTTGGTGAGTTATCGGGAGCATCATTTCCGCCGGCTTACAACGGCGCATGGATTGCCTGACCGCAAAGTCTGGCGCCTGACGGCCCGTCACTCCGGCGGCGTCTGGCTGCAGGCCGGCGATTTGGTAACGCGCCTGGAGGGCGGCAAGTTCTCGCAAGTCTGGAACATGCCATTGCACCAAGATACTTCAATCCAGGCGCTGCACGAGGGCGCGGACGGCTGGCTTCACATCGTCACAGGGCACACTTGGCTGACGTTGTCGCCCAATGCGGACGAGTTGCGAACGAATCAAGTCGAGAATTCATCAGGAAATGCCTGGCTGACGGGGTTGTCCGCGAAGCAGCCGGGCAGTCTTTGGGTGGGCACTCAGCAAGGTCTTCAGCGATGGGACCAATCTGTCTCAAAGACCATTGGAACAAGCCAACTCGGCCAACGGCCCGTGGACTTCATCTATGAAGACCGCTCCACCAATCTGTGGGTGGATACGAAACCGGGAGGGCTGTTTCGCGAGGATCACGGGCGCTGGACGGCCGTTGAATTGGGGGAGAGCGCCGCGCCCGTGTCCACGACCTGCATGGAGGAGGATCGCGAGGGAAATTTCTGGTTGGGAACCGATCAAGGGCTGGTTCAACTTCAGCGGCGACGGGTGCGCACTTACACCACGCGCGACGGCCTGGTTGACGACCATGTGTGGTCGGTCTGCGAGGGAACGGATGGGACAATTTGGGTGGGGGCCGATCGGGGGTTAAGTCGGATTCACGACCGTCGCGTACTTCCGCTGGACGCAGGTGACATTTATCCCGATCACCCCGACCGTTGCGTCTGGCCTCCCAGCGATGGCGGCGTGCTGATTGCAAAGTCGCGCATCGGCGTTTTAGAATTTAAGGAGAGGCTTATTCAACGAGTCGCAGCGAGCGCTCTGCCAAGCCCAAATATCTTCGCGCTCTACGAGGACCGATCGGGCCTTCTCTGGATCGGCACCGGTAACGGCGTCGCCGCGTTAAAAGACGGCCAAGTCACGGCTTCCTACACGAATTGGGCCGGTCGCTCTGAATATGACGTGCGGTGCATCTTGCAAGACCGGGCGGGAACTTTCTGGTTCGGCACGCAGGGTCAAGGACTCACGCGCCTGCGCAACCGAAAGTTCGACGTCTTCACCGAGCGCGACGGTCTGAGCAACAACCGCGTCTGGGCTATCCACGAGGATGCCGATGGCGCGCTTTGGCTGGGCACGGAGAACGGTTTGACCCGGTTTTTACCGCCCGTAGGAGACGACGTGAGGAGACTCACTTCGAAAAGCAGAAAGCGGAAAGCAGAAAGCAGACATGAACAGAGCCTCCATACGTCGGCTCCTTCAAAGGAACGTGGAGGTGTGGGTCGCTTCTTCACCTTCAGACGGAGCCAGGGGTTGTTGGAAAACGCCGTGAATTGGATTCTCGAAGACGACTTCGGTTATCTCTGGCTAAGCGGACTGCGTGGCATTTACCGGGTGAAGTTGGAGCAGTTGAACGCTGTGGCGGAGGGCCGCGTACAATCCGTGCAAGTCGCCGCCTTCGGCACTGCCGACGGCATGGAGAGCAGCGAGACCAATGGCGAAGGCCAACCCGCCGGCTGGAAGGCGCGCGACGGACGGTTGTGGTTTCCCACCACGCGCGGCGTCGTCGTGATTGATCCAAAGACGGTCGAGGTTAACGAAGTCCCGCCGCCGGTCGTCATCGAGCAGGTGAAGGCCGATGATGAAATAATTTTCGGAGACGGTGTAGCAGCCGGCGTGAGGAGGCGGACGATGGGACAGAATGGGAATATCCGCCTCCTCACGTCGGCGGTTACGAAGCTTGCTCCCGGTCGAGCGCAAGTGGTCGAAATTTCTTACACAGCGAACACGTTTGTGGATCCCAAGCGCGCGAGATTTCGCTATCGCATGATCGGACGTGATTCCGGTTGGCGTGATGTGACTGTGGATCGGGTTGCTCACTACACCAACCTCCGCCCGGGCAACTACTGCTTTGAAGTCGTTGCCGCCAACCATCACGGCGTTTGGAGCCCAACACCGGCGAGTTTCCCTTTTGCGCTCGCGCCGCATTTTTATGAAACGTGGCCCTTCTACCTCCTGTGCGCTGCAGCCGTGATTGGCTTGGCGTTAGGTGTACAAGCCTATCGTTTAAGGTGGCAACGGCGGCTGTTGAAACTGGAAGAGCAGCGCGCCCTGGCCAACGAACGAACGCGCATCGCGCGCGACCTGCATGACGATCTGGGCACCGCGCTGACCGGTCTGGCGCTCGAACTTGATGTCATTGGCCGCGAAGCCAGAGAGGTGACACCGGTGGCTGAACACCTCGGTGAAACCGCCCAGCGGACGCGCGATCTGGCCGAACGCATGCGCGAGGTGGTCTGGACCGTCAACCCGCAGTGCGACACGCTTTCCAGCCTGGCCAGTTTTCTGGAACAGCAGATCAGCCAGTTTCTCGGCGCGACCAGCGTGCGCGTGCGGCTGGATTTTCCCGAAGACATTCCGGCGATGCCGCTGGCGGCGGACGCGCGCCACCAACTGGCGCTCAGTGTGCGCGAGGCTTTGACCAACGTCGTGCGGCACGCGCACGCAAGTGAAGTCGTCGTGAGCCTGGCCATCGTCAACGGGTCTTTGATCGTGCAAGTCAAGGACAACGGGCGGGGCTTCCAACCGGGCGGACAGGTGGGAAACGGTCTGGCGAATCTCCGCGCCCGCTTGGAGCAAATTGGTGGCAGCTTCGAATGCGTTTCGACACCGGGCGCAGGAACCACCGTCACTTTTCGCCTGCCACTCCGACACGCGGCTGCCGAAAATGGAGGAATCGGATGA
- a CDS encoding response regulator transcription factor encodes MSIRVAIVEDDRAVRENLAVLIDAAPGFSCVASCASAEEAWKRMPEVLPEVVLMDIHLPGKSGIECVARLRTMLPRTQVIMLTVEEDTEQVFESLQAGATGYLVKHVSPDVILEAVAEVHRGGAPMSSHIARRVVTTFRQAPASDDADLRLSPREEDILRLLAKGYRSKEIADELGIGVGTVNTHVRHIYEKLHVRSRAEAVARFVGQ; translated from the coding sequence ATGAGCATCCGGGTCGCCATCGTCGAAGACGACCGCGCCGTGCGCGAGAATCTCGCTGTGTTGATCGACGCCGCGCCGGGTTTTTCCTGCGTGGCGAGTTGCGCCAGCGCTGAAGAAGCGTGGAAGCGCATGCCGGAGGTGCTTCCCGAAGTCGTGTTGATGGACATTCATCTGCCGGGCAAGAGCGGCATTGAATGTGTCGCGCGATTGCGGACGATGTTGCCGCGCACGCAGGTGATCATGCTCACGGTGGAGGAAGACACCGAGCAAGTGTTCGAGTCATTGCAGGCGGGGGCGACGGGTTATCTGGTGAAACACGTGTCGCCCGACGTGATCCTGGAAGCTGTGGCTGAGGTGCATCGCGGCGGCGCGCCAATGTCCAGTCATATTGCCAGGAGAGTTGTGACGACCTTTCGCCAGGCGCCGGCATCCGACGACGCCGACTTGCGTTTGTCGCCACGCGAGGAAGACATTCTGCGACTTCTGGCCAAAGGCTATCGGTCGAAAGAGATCGCCGATGAACTCGGCATCGGTGTGGGTACAGTGAACACTCACGTGCGACACATCTATGAAAAACTCCATGTGCGTTCGCGCGCGGAGGCGGTGGCCCGATTCGTGGGCCAATAA
- a CDS encoding DUF2185 domain-containing protein: MPEKRFKIDSSEIKPLAEGHGGCYATDMVTVEGQKVGYMYREKPDFPEDSGWRFFSGKESQDYLEDAGHTAIYDVNTIANYDTAIISLLDAPIGSAFERRGWFEKFVAVPFEPPDEEKA; the protein is encoded by the coding sequence ATGCCTGAGAAGCGTTTCAAGATCGATAGCAGTGAGATCAAACCACTCGCTGAAGGACACGGTGGGTGCTATGCCACAGATATGGTAACGGTCGAAGGGCAGAAAGTTGGCTATATGTATCGTGAGAAGCCTGACTTTCCGGAGGATAGCGGGTGGCGGTTCTTTTCAGGGAAGGAGAGTCAAGATTATCTGGAAGACGCAGGCCACACAGCGATTTACGATGTGAACACCATAGCGAATTATGACACTGCGATCATTTCGTTGCTGGACGCTCCGATTGGCTCCGCATTTGAACGCCGTGGCTGGTTCGAAAAGTTCGTGGCCGTGCCTTTTGAACCACCCGATGAAGAGAAGGCGTAA
- a CDS encoding corrinoid protein, with amino-acid sequence MEDLKKLHDAILNGDAKSSRAVTEQALAAGIDPLKLVNEFMIPAMDEVGRRFDCGDYFVPELLISARAMKACLELIRPLLVARGDEPLGRVVIGTVKGDLHDIGKNLVAALLEGGGFEVIDLGVNVTPEKFIAVINEKKANVVAMSALLTTTMPAMKTTIDAFKQNGVREKIKVLVGSAPLTQKFADEIGADGFSDNAVSAVALAKTVLGLDSAPASAT; translated from the coding sequence ATGGAAGACCTGAAGAAGCTCCACGACGCAATCCTCAACGGTGACGCAAAATCCTCCCGCGCCGTCACCGAACAAGCCCTGGCCGCCGGAATTGACCCGCTGAAGTTGGTCAACGAATTCATGATTCCGGCGATGGACGAAGTCGGGCGGCGTTTCGACTGCGGCGATTACTTCGTGCCCGAACTGCTTATTTCGGCCCGCGCCATGAAAGCCTGCCTTGAACTGATTCGACCTTTGCTCGTTGCGCGCGGCGACGAACCGTTAGGCCGCGTCGTCATCGGCACAGTCAAAGGTGACTTGCACGACATCGGCAAAAACCTGGTCGCCGCCCTGCTCGAAGGCGGCGGGTTTGAAGTCATTGATCTCGGCGTCAACGTGACGCCGGAAAAGTTCATCGCCGTCATCAACGAGAAAAAAGCGAATGTAGTGGCGATGTCCGCCCTGCTCACGACGACGATGCCTGCAATGAAAACGACCATCGACGCGTTCAAGCAAAATGGCGTCCGCGAAAAGATAAAGGTGCTGGTGGGCAGCGCGCCGCTGACCCAAAAGTTTGCCGATGAAATCGGCGCTGACGGTTTCAGCGACAACGCCGTGAGTGCCGTGGCGTTGGCCAAAACCGTTCTCGGTCTCGACAGCGCGCCAGCCTCGGCCACCTAA
- a CDS encoding DUF4445 domain-containing protein, translated as MSEPLHIELLPLGQKFSIERGSALQDFLFLQGVEFPCGGLGRCKGCKIKLLRGELPVTDEEKHKLSVAELADGWRLACRHRANGDLKIELAQWESPILSDDSVFAFTPRAGLGAAVDLGTTTLVAQLLDLPTGHVLGVRMALNTQARYGADIMSRIEFALGGNQRLLGEVIRKQIGAMIAELLAGAAADANELRRIIIVGNTVMHHLFCGLEVTPLSHEPFEPEDIGLQVCCADELGWRFAKNSTIHFLPCLGGFVGSDLLAGVLATRLHERESLAALIDLGTNGEIVVGNRERLLCASTAAGPAFEGARISMGMRAATGAISEIMVHDGTFHAHVIGNVPPRGICGSGLVDAVAGGLELGLIQPSGRLVAGDALTIAPPVSLTQRDIRELQLAKGAIAAGIRILTEQWGARLNDLSQIFLAGAFGNYLNCSSAKRIGLLNFPQEKIQSVGNSALLGAKLALFNAGNDLAYASIRNQVKHVSLNEVSQFQEVFADEMGFPSSSRPALI; from the coding sequence GTGAGCGAACCGCTGCATATCGAGCTTCTGCCGTTGGGCCAAAAGTTTTCCATCGAGCGCGGTTCTGCGCTTCAGGATTTTTTGTTTCTTCAAGGTGTCGAGTTTCCGTGCGGTGGCTTGGGACGCTGCAAGGGATGCAAAATCAAACTGCTTCGCGGCGAACTGCCCGTCACGGATGAGGAAAAGCACAAGTTGTCCGTTGCCGAACTTGCGGACGGCTGGCGGCTGGCGTGCCGTCACCGGGCGAACGGCGATTTGAAAATTGAACTGGCGCAATGGGAGTCGCCGATTCTTTCCGACGATTCGGTTTTCGCATTCACTCCGCGAGCGGGCCTCGGCGCGGCGGTCGATCTGGGCACGACGACGCTGGTGGCGCAGCTTCTCGATTTGCCAACCGGCCACGTGCTGGGAGTGCGCATGGCCCTGAATACCCAGGCGCGCTATGGCGCGGACATCATGAGCCGGATTGAATTCGCCCTTGGCGGGAATCAGAGACTGCTGGGTGAAGTAATTCGGAAACAAATTGGCGCCATGATTGCCGAATTGCTCGCTGGCGCTGCCGCCGACGCCAATGAATTGCGGCGCATCATTATCGTTGGCAACACCGTCATGCATCATCTCTTTTGCGGCCTTGAGGTCACGCCGCTTTCGCACGAGCCATTCGAGCCTGAGGATATTGGTCTGCAAGTTTGTTGTGCGGATGAACTCGGCTGGCGATTCGCCAAAAATTCCACCATTCATTTTCTTCCCTGCCTTGGCGGCTTCGTTGGCAGCGACCTGCTGGCCGGCGTGCTGGCCACCCGCTTGCACGAACGAGAATCTCTGGCCGCCCTGATTGATCTGGGCACAAACGGCGAAATCGTCGTCGGCAATCGTGAACGGCTCCTGTGCGCGTCAACCGCCGCCGGTCCGGCCTTTGAAGGTGCGCGCATTTCGATGGGAATGCGGGCGGCGACGGGGGCGATTTCCGAAATCATGGTGCACGACGGAACATTTCACGCGCACGTCATCGGTAATGTTCCGCCGCGCGGCATCTGCGGCAGCGGACTGGTCGATGCCGTTGCGGGCGGCTTGGAACTGGGGCTGATTCAACCGTCCGGGCGTCTGGTCGCTGGCGATGCGCTGACGATTGCGCCGCCGGTTTCCTTGACCCAGCGCGACATTCGGGAGTTGCAACTGGCGAAAGGAGCAATTGCGGCGGGCATTCGAATTCTCACGGAACAGTGGGGAGCGCGATTGAACGACCTTTCACAAATTTTTCTCGCGGGAGCTTTTGGCAACTACCTCAATTGCTCGAGCGCCAAGCGCATTGGACTTCTCAACTTCCCGCAGGAAAAAATCCAATCCGTCGGCAACTCCGCTCTGCTCGGTGCCAAGCTGGCTTTGTTCAATGCCGGCAACGACCTCGCCTACGCCTCGATTCGGAATCAAGTGAAGCACGTCTCGCTGAACGAAGTGTCACAATTCCAGGAGGTTTTCGCCGACGAGATGGGATTCCCGTCATCATCCAGACCCGCGCTGATTTGA